From Candida dubliniensis CD36 chromosome 7, complete sequence, the proteins below share one genomic window:
- a CDS encoding conserved hypothetical protein (spliced gene), translating into MITPDLLLDPQLKYWVLLPISVAMVLVGLLRSNITYLLQPQPKLENYKNVRESQFLHRARCFRENNFVLSPEDFEIRKKYFIETLNSNEFHAKSPSENNDNDPLAAFNDPNSNEALMQMAKGNLMNYIPQTLIMGWVNYFFAGFVIMKLPFPLTDGFKSMLQNGVMTPDLNVRYVSAISWYFVNLFGLKPIYSLLMGSNEAEELMQQQAQQQQQQQQMPNLSGPGAPKAEKVFKAEAENIQILSQESVFNGIVDRFLERYST; encoded by the exons ATGATTACACCTGATTTATTACTAGATCCTCAATTGAAGTATTGGGTTTTATTACCCATCTCAGTTGCAATGGTATTAGTGGGACTTCTTAGATCTAATATCACATATTTACTCCAACCACAACCAAAATTAGAAAACTACAAGAACGTCCGTGAAAG tcaATTTTTACATCGTGCTAGATGTTTCCgtgaaaacaattttgtATTATCACcagaagattttgaaataagGAAGAAATACTTTATTGAAACATTGAATTCCAATGAATTTCATGCTAAATCACCAAGTGagaataatgataatgatccACTTGCGGCATTTAATGATCCCAATTCAAATGAAGCACTTATGCAAATGGCAAAAGgtaatttaatgaattatatcCCACAAACATTAATAATGGGTTGGgtgaattattttttcGCTGGGTTTGTTATTATGAAATTACCATTCCCATTAACAGATGGATTTAAGAGTATGTTGCAAAATGGAGTCATGACACCAGATTTAAATGTTCGTTATGTTTCAGCAATTTCTTGgtattttgtaaatttgtTTGGATTAAAACCcatttattcattattaatggGATCAAATGAAGCTGAAGAATTAATGCAACAACAAGctcaacaacagcaacaacaacaacaaatgcCTAATTTAAGTGGACCAGGGGCACCAAAAGCTGAAAAAGTATTCAAAGCAGAAGCAGAAAATATCCAAATATTATCACAAGAATCAGTGTTTAATGGTATTGTAGATAGATTTTTAGAAAGATATAGTACATAG